The genomic interval AGCAGCATGGTCGGCATGAACATGGTGGGCGGGATCATGTAGGTGGCAAAGATCGACGCGGCGAACAGCAGGTTGCTGCCGATCATCAGCTGACGCTTATCCGCCCATTTCAGCAGCGATGGCGTGACCAACGCGCCCAGAAGCTGCGCGACGAAACCGCCGGTGATGATCAGCGTCGTGGAATCCATCCACCACAAGGTCTTTTCGGTTCCCAGCGACATATTGTATTTGGTGAAGAAGGCGGTCGACGAAATCCGCGCGACCAGGCCGACCACGATCAGGATGCTGCACAGCGCAAGGATGATCCAGGACGTGTTGTTGCGCAGGACCGTCAGATCCTCCTTGATGCTGGTGTCATGCTTTTTGGGGCGCACCCGCTCGGTCGTGGTGAAGAAGGTGAACAGGAACAGGATGACGGTCAGCGTTGCGAATACCAGCACCGCGCCGCGGAAGCCCAGCAGCTCGTCCCCGCCGCCGATCCAGTCAACCAGCGGCTTGGCCGTCGCGCCAATGATGATCGTGCCCATCGAGGCCATGACAAAGCGGTATTGCGTGGCCTTGGTCCGCTCGGCCGAGACCGGAGAGATCACCGCCAGAAGGGCAGAATAGGGCACGTTGATCAGGGTATAGCCCAGCATGATCAGCGAATAAGAGACATAGGCAAAGATCAGCTTGCCCGCCGAGGGAAAGTCGGGACCAAGAAACAGCAGATAACCCAGGGCGGCATAGGGAACCGCGCCCCACAGAAGATATGGCCGGTATTTGCCCCAACGGGTATCCGTCCGGTCCGCGATGATCCCCATGGCCGGATCGCTGATCGCATCGATCACCTTGGTGACCAGAAACATCGTCGCCACGCCGGTCGGCGACACGCCCCAGACATCCACATAATAATACAGCAGGAAGATGTTGAAGAATCCCATGTAGAACTGGGATGCCATGTCGCCGCTGCCATATCCCACCTTTTCCAGGAAGGATAACGGGGCAGTTGCGCTGCCCTTGCGTGGCACGGCGGCCGCGCTTTGATCATTAGCGGTAATACTCACGGTCAAATATCTCCTGTAAATCTGGGTTACATCGAAGGCAGTTCGTCGTGGCTTGTCAGGGTGGCTTCCGGCATCCGAGTTCCGCGCGGAGGTTGCGGCTTCCCTTTTAGTTGCGCCCCGATAAGGGGCATGGATGGTGGTTGGATCGGCAAAATCCGTCCCCGGCCAGCGCCTTTGAATGCGCTGACCCTGGCCCGGATCCGGGCCCGAAATCCTGAAATGAATGGCTCCCCCTCAACCGGCGCCGCATCGCGGTCGAGCACCGCCCCCTCCCAAAGGCGTGGTCTTTCGGCATGATCCAGAGGACGGATGCCGAACTGTTGATTTGTCGAAGGTTAATGATTTATGACATCGGTGTCAATGCTTGACTGAACCAGCGGGATTGCGTCGAGTAGGAACAGCGAGGGAAGCGATTGCCAACGATTTACGATGTAGCCCGCACGGCCGGAGTGTCGCCCAAGACCGTATCGCGCGTGATCAACCGCGATGCGCTGGTGCGCGACGAGACGCGCGAGCGGGTTGAAAAGGTGATCGACGAGTTGGGCTATACGCCCTCGCGCGCGGCACGCAGCATGCGGTCCAGCCAGTCCGGGCTGGTCGGCATCCTGACCGGCGCCATCAATGGCCGCCATTCCGAAGGCGCGGCAAGCGGTCTGCCCGCCTTTCTGATCGTGCAGAAGATCCAAAGCACCCTGGCCGAGCATGGCATCACGGCCCTGATCTCTGACATCGGGGCGCAGACCGACAAGATCCCGCGGTTCCTGCGCGATCTGGGCGAACACCGGGTCGAGGGCATATTCTATATCGCGCCGCATCATCAACGCGTCGCCCTGCCACAGGGCAGCGGCAGCCCTGTCGTGCTGGTCAATGCATTCGACGATCTTGGCACGCCCTGCATCCTGCCCGACGATGCCACCGGCCAATATGAATTGACTGCCGCCCTGATCGCGCAGGGGCACCGCCAGATCGGCTATCTGACCCTGCCCGAGGATTTCGTCGCGCAGAAATTGCGGCTGGACGGTCACAACCGCGCGCTGCGCGAGGCCGGGATCGCCCCGGATCCGGGCCTGATCATCATCGGCGATGAAGAAAGCGCCATATCGGAACGCGACCACCTGGCCGAGGCCATCGACCGGCTGCTTGCCCGGCAGGATCCGCCGAGCGTGCTGTGCTGTGCGAATGACAGGCTGGCCATTGCCGTATTCGGCATGCTGCGCGCGCGCGGCGTGTCCGTGCCGGGACAGATGTCGGTCGCGGGCTATGACGATTACCGGGTGATATCGGAAACCCTCTATCCCCAGTTGACCACGATGGAACTGCCCTATCAGAGCATGGGCGAGGCCGCCGCGCGGTTGATGCTGGGCCAGTTGCGCGGTGAAGAGCCGCTGACACCGGGCACGCGGATCGAGGTGAAGGGGCAGCTTCGCTGGCGCGCCTCGGTGATCCCCGGCCCGCACAGGTGACCATCCCCGCAATGCGCCCTTATCCGCAGCCCTGACGCAGACACCGTTGTGCCAGTCCCGGCGGCTGTCCATCGACAGCGCGCAATATCCTTCCCGCCACGCCACTCAACAGGAGCCTTCATGACAATCGCCTTGGAACATAAATGGATCTGGGACAGCTGGTATATCCGCGATGGCAAGACCTGGCATGCCTATTTCCTGCAGGCCGACAAGTCGCTGGTCGATCCCGATCTGCGCCATTTCAATGCGACGCAGGGGCATGCGACCAGCACCGATCTGGTCAACTGGACCCATCACGGCACCTCGTTCGGACCGGCCGAGGGCCCCGCATGGGACGATTACACGACCTGGACAGGCTCGGTGGTCAAGGGCGATGACGGGCTGTGGCATCTGTTCTATACCGGATCCTGCCGGGCGGAAAACGGGCTGAAACAGCGGATCGGCCATGCGACCAGCCGCGATCTGCACCATTGGGAGCGGGTGGGCGACGGTCTGGCGCTGGATATCGACCATCGCTACGAGGAATTGACGCCCGCGCATTGGCCCGATCGCGCGATGCGCGACCCCTGGGTCATGCGCGATCCGTCGGGCGAGGGCTGGTTGATGTATTTCACCGCCCGCGTCCCGAATGTGGCCGAGCCGAATGCCGGGGGTGCCATCGGCTTCGCGACCTCGCCTGACCTGAAGGTCTGGACCCTGCAGGACCCGGTATTCGCGGGCGGGCTGTTCGGCCAGATGGAGGTGCCGCAGGTGTTTTCGGCCGAGGGCCGTTGGTATTGCCTGTTCTGCACCGATGTTCAGCATTATTCGGCGGGCTACGCGGCCTCTTATCCCGGTGCGCCCGTGCGCGGGATGCATTATCTGGTGGCCGACGATCCGCGCGGCCCCTGGCAGATTGCGCCCGGCCCGTTTCTGGACGGCGACCCCGCGCTTGACCGATACGCCGCCCGCATTCTCGATACCGGCGACGGTCTGGCGCTGATGGGGTTTCTGCACAATCCCGGCGGCGGCAGCTTTGTGGGTGAGATCGCCGACCCGGCCCCGGTCGCAATTGATGCCGATGGCTGGCTGCGGCTTGACGATCCCGCGCTGGCCGTGCCCCGGACAGCGTCGTTCGCGTGATGGAACGCGCCGTCATGCGCTGACGCGGTGCAGCGCGTGACGGCCGCTTTCACCAGGTCAACATGCTGCTGCGGGCTGACCCGGTGGGGGCAGTTGATCAATCCGTGAATTGAATGAATGTGGTCGTATCATTACCATATAGGCGAATATTCGGAATCCGAGGGGTCATGATTCTCCGCTGGATAGGTTCAGTGTTGATTTTTCTGATCGCCGCAGGCGGCATGATGCAGCATGGCCAGACGGCAGAGGCGGGAAACATGCCCGATATGCATATCGTCGTCTCGATGGCCAAGGCGGTCAGTCCCGACGCGCAGGATGACCGTACCGCGCATCAGTCGCCCTCGACTGGGATGTCCGATCTTTGCGCGATCATCTGCCTTGGAACACCGACCCATTGGCTGACGGCGGCGCCATTCGCGCCCGTCGAGACGGAACGATCACTGAAGCGCCAATTCGCGGCGGTGACGCATGAGGGCCGCCTTGTCGGGCCGGGATATCGCCCTCCAAGATCCATCTGAACATCGGCTTTGCCGCACCGTCCGACGGTGCACGACCTTGTTCGCCCCACGGGGCATGATGGATAAATCAGATGACACACAGACCGACACGCCGTGGTTTTATGGCCGCATCGGCCGCCACGGCGGCGATCTTTGCGATGCCGCGCCGAAATATGGCTCAAAGCGCCGCCCTGACCCTTCGCGCGACGACCCGCACGCTGGATGTGGACGGGCGCGCCGCCACCGTCTTTGGCCTGACAGACGGCGCAGGATCCCCCGGCCTGACGCTGCAGCCGGGCCAGCCCTTCCGCCTTGATCTGAAGAACGATCTGGCCGAACCCACGATCATTCACTGGCACGGGCAGATCCCGCCCAATGTGCAGGATGGCGTGCCCGACCTGCCAATGCCGCCGCTGCAACCCGGCGAGACGCGATCCTATGACTATCAGCCCGCAGCGGGAACGCATTGGATGCACAGCCACATTCCGTTGCAGGAAATGCGCCAGCTGGCCGCGCCGCTGATCGTCCTTCGGCCCGAGGATCTGCGGGCGGACCGGCAGGAGGTGGTGATGTTCCTGCATGATTTCTCATTCCGCTCACCCGAGGAGGTTCTGGCAGAGATCGGGTCGGGCAAGGGGCATGGCGACGCCGATGGCATGGTCGATGGCGCGATGAGCGCGCAGGGCGGCGGGCATGATATGGCCGCGATGGGCGCGCCGACCGGGGACGGCATGTCGATGGCGGGCATGCAGATGGATCTGAACGATTTCGATTTCGACGCCTATCTGACGAATGATCGCACCCTGAACGACCCGGATATCCAGCGGGTTGAAAAGGGCGGTCGCATCCTGCTGCGCGTCATCAATGCCGCCGCCGCGACCGTCTTCTGGATCGACAGCGGAGAGCTGGCCGGTCGGCTTGTCGCCGTGGATGGCCAGCCGATCCGGCCTGTGCCGGGGACACGCTTTGGCCTTGCCATGGGCCAGCGTCTGGACATCGCGCTTGATCTGCCGGACGGGCAGGGCGCCTGGCCGATCCTTGCGCTGAGAGAGGGAGCCCGCGAACGCACCGGCCTGATCCTGGCGACCGCCGGGGCAGAGGTGCCGAAGATATCGGATATGGCGGATCAACCGGCCCCGGCCTTCGATCTCGATCTGACGCAGGAAGCTGCCCTGCAGGCCGTGACGCCCCTGCCGGATCGCGCCGCCGACACCACGCCCATGCTGATGCTGGGCGGACAGATGCAGCCCTATCGCTGGACCATCAACGATCGCGTTTTCGCGGACCGGGTGCCGGTCGCCGCAGTCTCGGGCCAGCGGGTGGAGATGACGTTCCATAACATGTCGATGATGGGACACCCGATGCACCTGAATGGTCACCATTTTCAGGTCGTCGCGATCAATGGCACTCGCCTTGCCGGTGCGCTGCGCGACACGGTCTATGTGCCGCCCATGGCCCGCGTGACCGTGGCGCTGGATGCGGGCGAGGCGGCAGAATGGATGCTGCATTGCCATCACATGCCGCATATGGCCAGCGGCATGATGACCACCCTCGCGGTCGCGGCCTAGATGACCGCCATGCAGGAAACCCCGTCATGCGGCCCGGAAAATCCACCTGCGGGATGCCTGTTTGGGACGATGCCCAAGCGCCGCGCACAAATGACATGCCGAACACTCAAGGGTCGCAACCCTTGGATTATCTGATCAAAACACGTAAGGAGTAGCACCATGCTAACACGTAGACATTTTATCCGAACGACGACCGCGCTGTTCTCGGCGGCCGCCGCGACCCCGGTCTTTGCCTCATCATGGCCCGATGCCGCCCAGAAGGCGGCCTGGGATGCCGAGGTGACGCCGTCCTATCCCAACCCCTGGGGGCTGCATCCGCGCTTTCTGCCGCAGCGGGTTCTGGCCAATGACGGGCTGGTGCCGGGCGACGTCCATGTCGATGCGGTGGCCCGATATCTCTATCACATCGAGGAAGGCGGCACCGCGATGCGCTATGGCGTCGCGATTGGCCGGGATGATCTGTACGAGCCGGGCACCTACAAGATCAAGCGCAAGGTCGAATGGCCGCACTGGACGCCGACGCAGAACATGATCGACCGCGAGCCAGAGATTTACGCGCAATATGCCAACGGCATGGAGCCGGGACCGAAAAACGCCCTGGGTTCGCGGGCGCTGTATCTTTATGTCGGCGACCGTGACACCTATCTGCGCATCCACGGCACGCCATTCCCGACATCCATCGGCAGCCGCGCCAGCTCTGGCTGTGTGCGCATGGTCATGGCGCATATCAACCAGCTTTATCCGCTGGTGAAGCTGGGCTCGACCGCCTATCTGTATTCGCCGGAAGGCAGCGTCACTGCGATGAGCTGATCGCAGCCCTCCGACGGCGGCCCGATCAGCTTGGTCGGGCGTTGCAGATCTGGTTGCCGTTCGCCGCGCGCAGCGGCACCAGCGTCGTCTCGACCGGGCCTGCGTGATAGTACCAGTAGCAATCGTCCGAGGGATCCAGCCGCGCCGTTGTCAGGTCCTGATTGGGACCGGCAATGGCGACGACCTCATTCGGGATCGGATAGGGCGATTCCGCATCGGCGGCCTTTTGCGTGGTGGGTGCGGTACAGCCTGCGGCGATCAGCAGCGTCAGGGCGATGGCGGCGGTTCTTTTCTGCATGAAGTTCAATCCTCTGATTGGTTCTTGGGTTGGGCGGGCAGCATTCGATCGGCGCTGGCCGCTGTGAAGTGGTGCAGGATTGCGCGGCCCCGACCGGGCCATTGGTGATGCGATTAGGGCCAGACCCGGCCCCGCAAAGCAAGCAGGCGATCCGACCCGCATCTGCGTCAGCTTTCAAAAGCGAAGGGGTGCGCCGCCCCGGCCGTCCCGCCCCAGGCGGTGACGCGGGCTGTCGCATCGACCCCGCCACCCATTCCGGGGGATCCGTCGGGCATGCCCGGAACCGCGATTCCGGTGATGTCGGGCCGCTGGTCCAGCAGGTGACGGATCGCGGCAAAGGGCACATGCCCTTCGATCACATAGCCGCCGATCCTTGCCGTGTGGCAGGACCAAAGCGCCTCTGGTACATTCGCGGCGCGTTTCATACCGCCGTAGTCGCTGGTTTCGCTCACCTCGATATCAAAGCCTGCCTCAACCGCAAGCTCGGCCCAGGTGACGCAGCAGCCGCAATTCGGATCCTTGACGATGCGAAGAAGATTTGGTGCGGCCGCCTGACCGCTGGCCGCCAGCGAGGCCCCGGATGTCGTGGCCAGAATTGTGGCAAGGCCCAACATGGTCTGACGACGCGAAAGCTGTCGAATACTCATATCTGCTTTCCTGTTCAAAACATCGCGCCACTGTCGGTGTGCCACCGGAAAGGCGCGGGTGAAATCTTTCGGCCCAAGGGGCGACTGGCGGAATCAGGCTCCGGCAGATCGGGGAGGAGGCAGCGGCAAACGCTGGAAGGCCGTTCGGACCGGTCGCGACGGTCGCTCATAGCGGATCACGCGCGGTAGCGCGATCACCTGGGGCTTTGCGTTGGCAAGATCCAAGGCGGCACAGGCATTGCAGTCACCGTGAAAACTGCCCTGCGGCCCGGTGCAGCAGGCATGTTGCTCGTTCAGATCTGCCATCATGCTTACCTGCGCCTCTGCCGCCGATGCTGTGCCGGCCGAAGCCATGGGCATCGCAACAGCCAGCAGCAGCGCCAGCGCGAATGACAGCAGCGCAGGCATCATTCACGCACCTTTTCCAGCAGCCCGACCACCTCGCGGAACATGATCCGCTGACGGTCCTGATCGCCGGACTGGATAGCGTCTTCCATGCAGTTTCTGGCGTGGTTTTCGATCAGCAGACGTTCGACCGCCCGCAGGGCAGAGCGGATGGCGGCGGTCTGGTTCAGGACATCGATGCAATCGCGCCCGTCCTCGACCATGCGCGACACGCCCTGGACCTGCCCGTTCAATCGCGACAGGCGCTTCAGGATCGCATCCCTGTTCTGCATGCCGCGCGCCAATGCCTGCCCCTTCGCCGGATATCCAAGATTTTTGCTATACCCAGACGGGGTATATGGCAACCGGATTGTGGATGCGCTGTCTTTGGGGATGAAGGCGGCTGAGCCGGGATCGCCAAGGGTCCGCGCAGCCGGTCGCAATGCTTCGCTTTGCCACCCTTCACCGTAGCCCGGTAATTTCGTTTGACTATGTACAGTATACTGACTAGATATGCAGTATACGCACAAATATGGAAGGGGAGCCATATGTCGTTCATGTCGAAATTTGCATGGGGAAGCGTTGCCGTTCTTCTGGGGGCCGGTGGCGCATTGGCGCAAGAGGTGTCGCTGCGGATCGGTCATGTGGAATCGCCACATTCGACCACGCAGGTCCTGCTGGAGCGGCTGTCAGAGAAGGTCGGCGAAAAGACCGGCGGCGCAGTCAGCTTTCAGATCTATCCGCAAAGCCAGCTTGGCGGACAGCGCGAAATGACCGAGGCCGTGCAGTTCGGCGCGCTGGATGCGACGGCGGGGCCTGTCGCCTTCATGGGCGGGTTCAATCCGCTGGCCTCGATCATGGATATCCCGTTTCTTTATCCCGGCGATCCGCAGCAGGCGCAGGCCGTGCGCGACAGCGGATTTGCCGATGCCTTCTGCGACAGCTTCAATCTGCGCGGCGTGACCTGCATCGGACTGTACCCGAACGGCACCAAGCAGTTCACCTCTGACCGGCCGATTTCGACCCTTGAAGAGTTCTCTGGCCAGAAGTTCCGGGTGATGGAGTCCGCGGTGCTGGTCGAATCCTTCAAGCCCGTCGGCGTGACGGCGGTGCCCATTCCGTTCAGCGAGCTTTACACCGCATTGCAGACCGGGATCGTCGACGGCGAGGAAAACCCGCTGGACACGATCTTCAACATGAAATTCTTCGAGGTTCAGGACTATCTGACGCTGTCGGGGCATGGCGCCATCGAGAATGTCATCCTGTTCAACCCGGCCGTCTGGGACAGGCTGAGCGACGATCAGCGTCTGGCGATCACAAGTTCCTTCGACGAGGTGATCCCCGAGATGATCGCCCATAAGACCGCCGCCGCCGAAACCTCGCTGGCCGCGATCCGCGAGGCCGGATTGACCGTCACCGAACTGACCGATGATCAGCGCGCGCGCTTTCGCGATGCCATGTTCCCGGCGGCCCGCGACGCCTTTCTGAAGCAGGCAGGATCCGAGGGTCAGGCTTTGTTCGACGCTTATCAGGCGGCCTATGACACGGTCATGAACTAGACCTCCGGACACCAGACAAGCACCTGATATCAGATGAAACAGTTACTCTCGATCATTCGGATGTTCGAGCGGACCAGCCTTGTCGTGCTGCTGTTCGCGATGACCGGGCTTTTCGCCTTCAATGTGCTGATCCGCCTGTGGGGCGGGTCGGCCGCCACCAGCTTCGGCTGGATCGACAAGGTCGTGCGCACCATGAACATCTTTCTGGTGTTCCTTGCCGCAGGGCTTGCGCTGGAACTGGGCAAGCAGGTGGCGGTCGACAGCTGGCGCCAGCGCATCGCCGCCCGCACCGGCCTGCCGCTGACCCGGATCATAGATGCGACGGGTCTGGCCTTCTCGCTCTATATGGCCTGGCAATCCTGGAATATGGCGCAGTTTGTCTTTGCCTCGGGGCAGGTCAGCGCGACCATGGGGATTGCCATCGGCTGGATCTATGTCGCGCCCTGCATCGGCTTTCTGCTGCTGGCCCTGCGCTATGGCTGCAGCCTTTTCGGCCTCATCGACCGCTTCAACACAGCATCGGAGGCAGGCCAATGATCCTGGGTATCGGTATCGGGTTTCTGGCGCTGATCCTGCTGATCTGCGGTTTTGAAATGCTGATGGTGCTGGGGATCCCGACCCTGGCGGTAAAGGCGGGGCTGTTTGCGAACCTGCCCCAGATCATCGTGCCGCAGCGCATGACCAGCGGCATCAACCAGTCGCTGCTTCTGGCGATCCCGTTCTTTCTGTTTGCGGCCGAACTGATGGGGCAGGGGCAGATCGCCAAACGGCTGACCGGGCTGGTCCGGGCATTGGTCGGCCATGCGCGCGGCGGCATCGGCTATACGACCATCGGCGGCGCCATGGGCTTTGGCTCGGTCTCGGGCTCGGCCCCGGCGACGGTCGCGGCCATGGGCAAGATCCTGTATCCGGAATTGCGGCGGGTGAAATTCACCGACCGATTTTCGCTTGGGCTGATCGTCTCCAGCGCCGAAACCGCGCTGCTGATCCCGCCCTCGATCACCTTGATCGTCTATGGCTGGATCACCGGCACCTCGATCGCGGCGCTGTTTGCGGCGGGCCTGTCGGTCGGCGCGGTTCTGGGCCTTGCCTTCGCGGTGCTGACCGCCATCGAGGCGCGGCGGACCGGCGTTCAGGGCGATCCGCGCGCCAGCCTGTCCCAGATCTGGCAGGCCTTTCGCGATGCCGGCTGGGCCTTGGGCATGCCGGTGCTGATCCTGGGCGGCATCTATAGCGGCCTGTTTACCCCGACCGAGGCGGCGGTGATGAGCGTCGTCTATGCCATCCTTGTCGA from Paracoccus fistulariae carries:
- a CDS encoding MFS transporter; translation: MSITANDQSAAAVPRKGSATAPLSFLEKVGYGSGDMASQFYMGFFNIFLLYYYVDVWGVSPTGVATMFLVTKVIDAISDPAMGIIADRTDTRWGKYRPYLLWGAVPYAALGYLLFLGPDFPSAGKLIFAYVSYSLIMLGYTLINVPYSALLAVISPVSAERTKATQYRFVMASMGTIIIGATAKPLVDWIGGGDELLGFRGAVLVFATLTVILFLFTFFTTTERVRPKKHDTSIKEDLTVLRNNTSWIILALCSILIVVGLVARISSTAFFTKYNMSLGTEKTLWWMDSTTLIITGGFVAQLLGALVTPSLLKWADKRQLMIGSNLLFAASIFATYMIPPTMFMPTMLLYAVGIFAFGIIITLVFSMYTDCAEYGEWVSGHNSAGLTVSASMFALKFGSAVGSAVPGFVLGYYGFVKDQQQTEQALSGIGMMWNIIPAFFFLGAAILMVFYRLDGPTMDKVEADLLQRRGEA
- a CDS encoding LacI family DNA-binding transcriptional regulator; the protein is MPTIYDVARTAGVSPKTVSRVINRDALVRDETRERVEKVIDELGYTPSRAARSMRSSQSGLVGILTGAINGRHSEGAASGLPAFLIVQKIQSTLAEHGITALISDIGAQTDKIPRFLRDLGEHRVEGIFYIAPHHQRVALPQGSGSPVVLVNAFDDLGTPCILPDDATGQYELTAALIAQGHRQIGYLTLPEDFVAQKLRLDGHNRALREAGIAPDPGLIIIGDEESAISERDHLAEAIDRLLARQDPPSVLCCANDRLAIAVFGMLRARGVSVPGQMSVAGYDDYRVISETLYPQLTTMELPYQSMGEAAARLMLGQLRGEEPLTPGTRIEVKGQLRWRASVIPGPHR
- a CDS encoding levansucrase; its protein translation is MTIALEHKWIWDSWYIRDGKTWHAYFLQADKSLVDPDLRHFNATQGHATSTDLVNWTHHGTSFGPAEGPAWDDYTTWTGSVVKGDDGLWHLFYTGSCRAENGLKQRIGHATSRDLHHWERVGDGLALDIDHRYEELTPAHWPDRAMRDPWVMRDPSGEGWLMYFTARVPNVAEPNAGGAIGFATSPDLKVWTLQDPVFAGGLFGQMEVPQVFSAEGRWYCLFCTDVQHYSAGYAASYPGAPVRGMHYLVADDPRGPWQIAPGPFLDGDPALDRYAARILDTGDGLALMGFLHNPGGGSFVGEIADPAPVAIDADGWLRLDDPALAVPRTASFA
- a CDS encoding multicopper oxidase family protein, translated to MTHRPTRRGFMAASAATAAIFAMPRRNMAQSAALTLRATTRTLDVDGRAATVFGLTDGAGSPGLTLQPGQPFRLDLKNDLAEPTIIHWHGQIPPNVQDGVPDLPMPPLQPGETRSYDYQPAAGTHWMHSHIPLQEMRQLAAPLIVLRPEDLRADRQEVVMFLHDFSFRSPEEVLAEIGSGKGHGDADGMVDGAMSAQGGGHDMAAMGAPTGDGMSMAGMQMDLNDFDFDAYLTNDRTLNDPDIQRVEKGGRILLRVINAAAATVFWIDSGELAGRLVAVDGQPIRPVPGTRFGLAMGQRLDIALDLPDGQGAWPILALREGARERTGLILATAGAEVPKISDMADQPAPAFDLDLTQEAALQAVTPLPDRAADTTPMLMLGGQMQPYRWTINDRVFADRVPVAAVSGQRVEMTFHNMSMMGHPMHLNGHHFQVVAINGTRLAGALRDTVYVPPMARVTVALDAGEAAEWMLHCHHMPHMASGMMTTLAVAA
- a CDS encoding L,D-transpeptidase is translated as MLTRRHFIRTTTALFSAAAATPVFASSWPDAAQKAAWDAEVTPSYPNPWGLHPRFLPQRVLANDGLVPGDVHVDAVARYLYHIEEGGTAMRYGVAIGRDDLYEPGTYKIKRKVEWPHWTPTQNMIDREPEIYAQYANGMEPGPKNALGSRALYLYVGDRDTYLRIHGTPFPTSIGSRASSGCVRMVMAHINQLYPLVKLGSTAYLYSPEGSVTAMS
- a CDS encoding DUF411 domain-containing protein codes for the protein MSIRQLSRRQTMLGLATILATTSGASLAASGQAAAPNLLRIVKDPNCGCCVTWAELAVEAGFDIEVSETSDYGGMKRAANVPEALWSCHTARIGGYVIEGHVPFAAIRHLLDQRPDITGIAVPGMPDGSPGMGGGVDATARVTAWGGTAGAAHPFAFES
- a CDS encoding metal-sensitive transcriptional regulator, translating into MQNRDAILKRLSRLNGQVQGVSRMVEDGRDCIDVLNQTAAIRSALRAVERLLIENHARNCMEDAIQSGDQDRQRIMFREVVGLLEKVRE
- a CDS encoding TRAP transporter substrate-binding protein, whose protein sequence is MSKFAWGSVAVLLGAGGALAQEVSLRIGHVESPHSTTQVLLERLSEKVGEKTGGAVSFQIYPQSQLGGQREMTEAVQFGALDATAGPVAFMGGFNPLASIMDIPFLYPGDPQQAQAVRDSGFADAFCDSFNLRGVTCIGLYPNGTKQFTSDRPISTLEEFSGQKFRVMESAVLVESFKPVGVTAVPIPFSELYTALQTGIVDGEENPLDTIFNMKFFEVQDYLTLSGHGAIENVILFNPAVWDRLSDDQRLAITSSFDEVIPEMIAHKTAAAETSLAAIREAGLTVTELTDDQRARFRDAMFPAARDAFLKQAGSEGQALFDAYQAAYDTVMN
- a CDS encoding TRAP transporter small permease → MKQLLSIIRMFERTSLVVLLFAMTGLFAFNVLIRLWGGSAATSFGWIDKVVRTMNIFLVFLAAGLALELGKQVAVDSWRQRIAARTGLPLTRIIDATGLAFSLYMAWQSWNMAQFVFASGQVSATMGIAIGWIYVAPCIGFLLLALRYGCSLFGLIDRFNTASEAGQ
- a CDS encoding TRAP transporter large permease, producing MILGIGIGFLALILLICGFEMLMVLGIPTLAVKAGLFANLPQIIVPQRMTSGINQSLLLAIPFFLFAAELMGQGQIAKRLTGLVRALVGHARGGIGYTTIGGAMGFGSVSGSAPATVAAMGKILYPELRRVKFTDRFSLGLIVSSAETALLIPPSITLIVYGWITGTSIAALFAAGLSVGAVLGLAFAVLTAIEARRTGVQGDPRASLSQIWQAFRDAGWALGMPVLILGGIYSGLFTPTEAAVMSVVYAILVEGFIYRSLDLRAFVAIAERSAIQNAVIFLLLALGTALSYFIAMAQIPNALINALAYFQVGPVVFLMVVNITFIIAGMFIDPNSIQLILVPALFPVAVSLGVDPVHFGMIVAVNIALGMVSPPFGLDLFVASSTLQKPVTEIIAGVWPFIIVNLIVLLLVTYVPGIATLVPDLLF